The Procambarus clarkii isolate CNS0578487 chromosome 64, FALCON_Pclarkii_2.0, whole genome shotgun sequence genome includes a window with the following:
- the LOC138354761 gene encoding uncharacterized protein: MKLKLELAKLEREQRKEEAAIKKEEQEREAALAKEALQLRKEEAAMRKEEQERETVLLRRRERVQLEAKHRHLEMQREHDKNKHLYPGTVSTNCIDSEGSFKLKILRDTAALQSIMLKSAVSNVTYTGETVLITDLTATTPSILP, translated from the exons atgaaactcaaacttgaaCTCGCCAAGCTCGAACGAGAGcagaggaaagaagaagctgccatcaagaaagaagaacaggaaagagaggctgccctggcaaaagaagctctacaactgaggaaagaggaagctgcaatgaggaaagaagaacaagaacgtgagactgTACTACTCAGaaggcgtgagcgagtacagcttgaagcaaaacatcgtcacctggagatgcaacgcgagcatgataaaaa taaacacctgtatcctggaactgtctctaccaactgtATTGATTCGGAGggaagtttcaaattgaagatcttgagggacacagcggctcttcagtccattatgttgaaatcagctgtgtctaacgtcacctacacaggggaaaccgtccttatcactgacctcactgctaccactccatccaTACTTCCATAG